A genome region from Taeniopygia guttata chromosome 18, bTaeGut7.mat, whole genome shotgun sequence includes the following:
- the LOC100223114 gene encoding ATP-binding cassette sub-family A member 10 isoform X1, with product MGTVPRISSSTPKKQEWILSLLFLPLVFVVSSSPFMMKARLPEVPWAHLGYLDDPAFNATGVTVTFTPATATTRHIMNKVASSSLMTGIKLVELDDERAMEKTWISNRETIGVVFKDNFSYHLRFPTTHVVIPNEVIGYVDTCYNFSWSICESPRYWYKGFLSLQSSIDAAIIEMVANHSVWEEMESIAGVRMKSRSILFSVSLEYSYFMMVIMMCFFPFMYFLSRNVTREKKQLKELMKTMGLHDIAFWLSWSLLYSLYVLIFSCLLTALVLRERFYTSSFPAVSLLFFLYGLACIHLVLMLCSLLRTSKIVSCMGFFIIFIFGFLSLAVLIEDVPEPLKWFLGLMCPFAFNTAIAKIFDLEKYRIGFSFSNLMGEAHFLFSTYILLVFDSVLYMLLALYFDKILPGKYGIPDPPLFFLKASYWMRSRRGSSRDEPRATENPEELLGDDVEPVPPEFLGKEAIRLHNIKKAYKKKDKKTEALRGLSLNIYEGQITALLGHSGAGKTTLLNVLSGLSFPSAGSATIYNYKLSEMGDREEIRGMIGICPQFNSQFEVLTVKENLKTFAEIKGIKSKEVEREVQNILELLDISNIQDTQAEKLSGGQKRKLSIGIAMLGNPQVLFLDEPTAGLDPLSRHRVWSVLREQRAGRVVLFSTQLMEEADILADRKAFVSHGRLKCVGSSLFLKKKWGICYHLRIHVSESCDLENVTSLVKGYIPNATFSGHTHYELRYKLPLENVNKFPDLFSGLDSFSEQGIINYGVSMTTLEDVFLRLEGEAMADQEDEPVRGEEWGAAGSPEEARPGSLLLSDTGTASVQGLALWRQQVSATARVHFLKLKSSVKNLRSILLLYVVFLLPLVLQLCMVAGWQSVSAWQLSPARYFLPLGRRSYLETTTLLVYNHTGTDIDDFIHVLQSQDIAVEMAKEENVTEELEHNGALLLFREGQSYRFTVLCHLEAINCFPVLVNVISNALLRSLNSTRHIQVWSHPFFSLVNPGYWDYIMSFYLIYMLLLLPGFPPHFAMGYTQDCKVGARAQLRVSGLFPSAYWCGQALVDIPLCWILLFSMLGLQFAMSNKISGNASVTLLLVTGMLGYGISLVLLIYLISFNSRKEWSCDLWSFILIVVCFISLFISRILNNLGRLTSLYTLSLLVPVYPLMGFAIDLVFDPHNLMQDNESFGAASGSHVLIAVFAPYIHSVVFILLLRFLELKYGKAVLRQDPIFRISPRKESSQQHPKELEEEDEDVRAEREAVRNAVVAPSQEEKSAIIVSNLCKEYKIKKAGSLFKKKKKTATKNLSFCVKKGEVLGLLGPNGAGKSTAIKMITGETTLTAGQVLMKRGDGGGSLEQAPAFLGYCPQENPLWLDLTPQQHLRVYAAVKGLQQEDAAAAVHRIVNALQLQDYLNKKVRKLPAGITRKLCVALSLLGNPSVLLLDEPSTGMDPNGQRCVWKTIRDALKSKESGALLSTQYMEEAEAVCDRVAILVSGQLRCIGSIQYLKNKFGKGYLLEIKVKDAESTDALHAEILKIFPGAARQERCPSLLVYKIPMKDALPLSQSFSKLEEAKRSCSLEEYSFSLNTLTQVFLELCREQEKDNFDLTLDGTFDWKQLQQEDC from the exons ATGGGCACAGTGCCGAGAATCTCTTCATCCACACCTAAGAAACAG GAGTGGATtctgtccctgctcttcctgccCCTGGTGTTCGTGGTGTCCTCGTCCCCGTTCATGATGAAAGCCCGGTTACCCGAGGTGCCCTGGGCCCACCTGGGCTACCTGGATGACCCTGCCTTCAATGCCACCGGGGTCACCGTCACTTTCACCCCCGCCACTGCCACCACCAGGCACATCATGAACAAAGTGGCCTCCAGCTCTCTCATGACGG GTATAAAACTAGTGGAACTGGATGATGAGAGAGCCATGGAGAAAACCTGGATTTCAAATAGGGAAACTATAGGAGTTGTATTTAAGGACAACTTCTCCTACCACCTCAGGTTTCCTACCACCCATGTGGTTATTCCCAATGAAGTCATTGGATACGTAG ACACCTGCTACAACTTCTCCTGGAGTATCTGTGAGAGCCCAAGGTACTGGTACAAAGGCTTCCTGTCCCTGCAGTCCAGCATTGATGCTGCCATTATAGAG ATGGTGGCAAATCATTCTGTTTGGGAAGAAATGGAATCCATTGCTGGTGTGAGGATGAAGTCCCGAAGCATCCTCTTCTCCGTCAGCCTGGAGTACAGCTACTTCATGATGGTTATCATGATGTGCTTCTTCCCTTTCATGTACTTCTTATCAAGGAATGTCACACGAGAAAAGAAACAGCTCAAAGAATTGATGAAGACCATGGGCCTGCATGACATTGCATTTTG GCTGTCCTGGAGTTTGCTGTACTCCCTTTATGTGCTGATCTTCTCCTGCCTGCTGACGGCCCTCGTGCTGCGGGAGCGCTTCTACACCAGCAGCTTCCCTGCAGTCTCACTGCTGTTCTTCCTCTATGGCCTGGCCTGT ATCCACCTGGTTTTGATGCTCTGCTCCCTCTTAAGGACCTCCAAGATTGTCAGCTGCATGGGcttcttcatcatcttcatcttcGGGTTCCTGAGCCTGGCGGTGCTGATAGAGGATGTCCCCGAGCCGCTGAAGTGGTTCCTTGGTCTCATGTGTCCTTTTGCATTCAACACTGCCATCGCCAAG atttttgattTAGAGAAATATAGAATAGGTTTCTCCTTTTCCAACCTTATGGGGGAAGcacactttttattttcaacataCATACTGCTGGTGTTTGACTCAGTCTTGTACATGCTGCTGGCTCTGTATTTCGACAAAATTCTGCCAG GCAAATATGGGATCCCAGACCCTCCTTTGTTCTTCCTGAAGGCCTCGTACTggatgaggagcaggagaggcTCCAGCAGGGATGAGCCCAGAGCCACAGAAAACCCTGAGGAGCTCCTTGGGGATGATGTGGAGCCTGTGCCCCCCGAATTCCTGGGGAAAGAGGCCATCAG GCTCCACAATATTAAAAAAGCCTATAAGAAGAAGGACAAGAAGACAGAAGCTTTAAGAG GTCTGTCTTTAAACATTTATGAGGGTCAGATCACTGCCTTGCTGGGCCACAGTGGGGCTGGAAAGACAACGCTGCTGAACGTGCTCAGTGGGCTCAGCTTCCCTTCAGCAG GCTCTGCCACCATTTACAACTACAAACTCTCTGAAATGGGAGACAGGGAGGAGATCAGGGGCATGATCGGGATTTGCCCACAGTTCAACTCGCAGTTTGAGGTCCTGACGGtgaaagaaaacctgaaaactTTTGCAGAAATCAAGGGCATCAAGTCCAAAGAGGTGGAGCGTGAG GTGCAAAAcattctggagctgctggataTCAGCAACATTCAAGACACGCAAGCTGAAAAACTGAGTGGTGGACAGAAAAGGAAGTTATCCATTGGAATCGCCATGCTTGGAAACCCCCAG GTTCTGTTCCTGGATGAGCCCACGGCAGGGCTGGATCCTCTCTCCAGGCACCGGGTGTggagcgtcctgcgggagcagcgGGCGGGGCGGGTGGTCCTGTTCAGCACCCAGCTGATGGAAGAGGCCGACATCCTGGCGG acCGCAAGGCTTTCGTCTCACACGGGAGGCTGAAGTGTGTCGGCTCTTCTCTGTTCCtgaagaaaaaatgggggatttgCTATCATTTAAG GATCCATGTCAGTGAATCTTGTGACCTGGAGAATGTGACATCCCTGGTGAAAGGGTACATCCCCAATGCCACGTTCTCAGGACACACCCACTATGAACTGAGATATAAACTGCCTTTAGAAAACGTGAATAAATTCCCAG ACCTGTTCAGTGGCCTcgacagcttctctgagcagggAATTATCAACTATGGAGTCAGCATGACAACCCTAGAGGACGTGTTCCTGCGGCTGGAGGGAGAAGCCATGGCTGATCAAGAAG ATGAGCCCGTCCGTGGGGAGgagtggggagcagcaggaagccCGGAGGAGGCAAGGCCAGGCTCCCTGCTGCTCTCGGACACCGGCACGGCCTCGGTGCAGGGCCTGGCCCTCTGGAGGCAGCAGGTCTCTGCCACGGCACGTGTGCACTTCCTGAAGCTCAAGAGCTCGGTGAAGAACCTGCGGTCCAT TTTGCTGCTCTATGTGGtttttctgcttcctctggTGTTGCAACTGTGCATGGTGGCTGGCTGGCAGAGTGTGAGTGCCTGGCAGCTCTCTCCTGCACGGTACTTCTTGCCCCTGGGGAGGAGATCCTACCTGGAGACCACCACCCTCCTGGTCTACAACCACACAG GCACAGACATTGACGACTTCATCCAtgtcctgcagagccaggataTTGCAGTTGAAATGGCAAAGGAGGAAAAtgtcacagaggagctggaACACAACGGCGCTCTGCTACTGTTCCGTGAAGGTCAG AGCTACAGGTTCACTGTGCTGTGCCACTTGGAAGCTATCAACTGCTTCCCAGTGCTGGTGAACGTCATCAGCAACGCCCTGCTGAGATCCCTCAACTCCACCAGGCACATCCAGGTCTGGAGCCATCCCTTCTTCTCT ctgGTCAATCCAGGATACTGGGATTATATTATGTCCTTTTACCTCATTTATATGCTGCTGTTACTCCCTGGTTTTCCTCCTCACTTTGCAATGGGCTACACACAGGATTGCAAG GTGGGAGCTCGTGCCCAGCTGCGGGTCTCGGGGCTCTTTCCCTCAGCCTACTGGTGTGGCCAGGCACTGGTGGACATCCCACTCTGCTGGATCCTGCTCTTCTCCATGCTTGGGCTCCAGTTTGCCATGAGCAACAAGATTTCTGGCAATGCCAGCGTCACTCTCTTGCTG GTCACGGGGATGTTGGGTTATGGAATTTCCCTCGTTCTCTTAATCTACCTGATATCCTTCAACTCTCGCAAAGAATGGAGCTGTGATCTTTGGTCTTTTATCCTGATAGTG gtgtgctttatttctcttttcatcaGCAGAATCCTCAACAACCTGGGAAGACTCACCTCCCTCTACACTTTGTCCCTCTTGGTTCCTGTGTACCCCCTGATGGGTTTTGCGATCGATCTTGTGTTTGACCCCCAC AATTTAATGCAGGACAATGAGTCATTTGGTGCAGCTTCAGGCAGTCATGTACTGATTGCTGTCTTTGCA CCTTACATCCATTCTGTGGTGTTCATTCTTCTTCTTCGCTTTCTGGAGTTAAAATATGGAAAAGCAGTGCTGAGACAGGACCCCATATTTAG GATTTCCCCAAGAAAAGaaagcagccagcagcaccccaagGAGCTcgaggaggaagatgaagatgtCAGAGCTGAAAGGGAAGCAGTGAGAAATGCTGTGGTGGCTCCCAGTCAGGAGGAG AAATCAGCCATTATAGTCAGCAATCTGTGCaaggaatataaaataaagaaagcTGGCTCACTTtttaagaagaagaagaaaacagccACCAAAAACCTTTCCTTCTGTGTTAAAAAAG GAGAAGTGTTAGGACTTCTGGGGCCCAACGGAGCTGGGAAAAGCACAGCTATCAAAATGATCACTGGAGAGACAACCCTGACTGCTGGACAG GTGCTGATGAAGAGGGGAGATGGAGGAGGCTccctggagcaggctcctgccttcctgggATACTGCCCCCAGGAGAACCCGCTCTGGCTGGACCTCACCCCgcagcagcacctcagggtcTACGCGGCCGTcaaggggctgcagcaggaggacgCGGCTGCTGCTGTCCACAG AATTGTGAATGCTCTGCAGCTTCAAGACTACTTAAacaaaaaagtcagaaaattaCCTGCTGGGATAACCAGAAAG CTGTGTGTGGCACTGTCCTTGCTGGGCAATCCCTCCGTGCTGCTCCTGGACGAGCCCTCCACCGGCATGGATCCCAACGGGCAGCGCTGTGTCTG GAAAACAATCCGGGATGCCCTGAAAAGCAAGGAGTCAGGAGCCCTCCTGAGCACGCAGTACATGGAGGAGGCAGAGGCTGTGTGTGACCGTGTGGCCATCCTGGTGTCCGGGCAGCTCCG
- the LOC100223114 gene encoding ATP-binding cassette sub-family A member 9 isoform X4 translates to MGTVPRISSSTPKKQEWILSLLFLPLVFVVSSSPFMMKARLPEVPWAHLGYLDDPAFNATGVTVTFTPATATTRHIMNKVASSSLMTGIKLVELDDERAMEKTWISNRETIGVVFKDNFSYHLRFPTTHVVIPNEVIGYVDTCYNFSWSICESPRYWYKGFLSLQSSIDAAIIEMVANHSVWEEMESIAGVRMKSRSILFSVSLEYSYFMMVIMMCFFPFMYFLSRNVTREKKQLKELMKTMGLHDIAFWLSWSLLYSLYVLIFSCLLTALVLRERFYTSSFPAVSLLFFLYGLACIHLVLMLCSLLRTSKIVSCMGFFIIFIFGFLSLAVLIEDVPEPLKWFLGLMCPFAFNTAIAKIFDLEKYRIGFSFSNLMGEAHFLFSTYILLVFDSVLYMLLALYFDKILPGKYGIPDPPLFFLKASYWMRSRRGSSRDEPRATENPEELLGDDVEPVPPEFLGKEAIRLHNIKKAYKKKDKKTEALRGLSLNIYEGQITALLGHSGAGKTTLLNVLSGLSFPSAGSATIYNYKLSEMGDREEIRGMIGICPQFNSQFEVLTVKENLKTFAEIKGIKSKEVEREVQNILELLDISNIQDTQAEKLSGGQKRKLSIGIAMLGNPQVLFLDEPTAGLDPLSRHRVWSVLREQRAGRVVLFSTQLMEEADILADRKAFVSHGRLKCVGSSLFLKKKWGICYHLRIHVSESCDLENVTSLVKGYIPNATFSGHTHYELRYKLPLENVNKFPDLFSGLDSFSEQGIINYGVSMTTLEDVFLRLEGEAMADQEDEPVRGEEWGAAGSPEEARPGSLLLSDTGTASVQGLALWRQQVSATARVHFLKLKSSVKNLRSILLLYVVFLLPLVLQLCMVAGWQSVSAWQLSPARYFLPLGRRSYLETTTLLVYNHTGTDIDDFIHVLQSQDIAVEMAKEENVTEELEHNGALLLFREGQSYRFTVLCHLEAINCFPVLVNVISNALLRSLNSTRHIQVWSHPFFSLVNPGYWDYIMSFYLIYMLLLLPGFPPHFAMGYTQDCKVGARAQLRVSGLFPSAYWCGQALVDIPLCWILLFSMLGLQFAMSNKISGNASVTLLLVTGMLGYGISLVLLIYLISFNSRKEWSCDLWSFILIVVCFISLFISRILNNLGRLTSLYTLSLLVPVYPLMGFAIDLVFDPHNLMQDNESFGAASGSHVLIAVFAPYIHSVVFILLLRFLELKYGKAVLRQDPIFRISPRKESSQQHPKELEEEDEDVRAEREAVRNAVVAPSQEEKSAIIVSNLCKEYKIKKAGSLFKKKKKTATKNLSFCVKKGEVLGLLGPNGAGKSTAIKMITGETTLTAGQVLMKRGDGGGSLEQAPAFLGYCPQENPLWLDLTPQQHLRVYAAVKGLQQEDAAAAVHRIVNALQLQDYLNKKVRKLPAGITRKENNPGCPEKQGVRSPPEHAVHGGGRGCV, encoded by the exons ATGGGCACAGTGCCGAGAATCTCTTCATCCACACCTAAGAAACAG GAGTGGATtctgtccctgctcttcctgccCCTGGTGTTCGTGGTGTCCTCGTCCCCGTTCATGATGAAAGCCCGGTTACCCGAGGTGCCCTGGGCCCACCTGGGCTACCTGGATGACCCTGCCTTCAATGCCACCGGGGTCACCGTCACTTTCACCCCCGCCACTGCCACCACCAGGCACATCATGAACAAAGTGGCCTCCAGCTCTCTCATGACGG GTATAAAACTAGTGGAACTGGATGATGAGAGAGCCATGGAGAAAACCTGGATTTCAAATAGGGAAACTATAGGAGTTGTATTTAAGGACAACTTCTCCTACCACCTCAGGTTTCCTACCACCCATGTGGTTATTCCCAATGAAGTCATTGGATACGTAG ACACCTGCTACAACTTCTCCTGGAGTATCTGTGAGAGCCCAAGGTACTGGTACAAAGGCTTCCTGTCCCTGCAGTCCAGCATTGATGCTGCCATTATAGAG ATGGTGGCAAATCATTCTGTTTGGGAAGAAATGGAATCCATTGCTGGTGTGAGGATGAAGTCCCGAAGCATCCTCTTCTCCGTCAGCCTGGAGTACAGCTACTTCATGATGGTTATCATGATGTGCTTCTTCCCTTTCATGTACTTCTTATCAAGGAATGTCACACGAGAAAAGAAACAGCTCAAAGAATTGATGAAGACCATGGGCCTGCATGACATTGCATTTTG GCTGTCCTGGAGTTTGCTGTACTCCCTTTATGTGCTGATCTTCTCCTGCCTGCTGACGGCCCTCGTGCTGCGGGAGCGCTTCTACACCAGCAGCTTCCCTGCAGTCTCACTGCTGTTCTTCCTCTATGGCCTGGCCTGT ATCCACCTGGTTTTGATGCTCTGCTCCCTCTTAAGGACCTCCAAGATTGTCAGCTGCATGGGcttcttcatcatcttcatcttcGGGTTCCTGAGCCTGGCGGTGCTGATAGAGGATGTCCCCGAGCCGCTGAAGTGGTTCCTTGGTCTCATGTGTCCTTTTGCATTCAACACTGCCATCGCCAAG atttttgattTAGAGAAATATAGAATAGGTTTCTCCTTTTCCAACCTTATGGGGGAAGcacactttttattttcaacataCATACTGCTGGTGTTTGACTCAGTCTTGTACATGCTGCTGGCTCTGTATTTCGACAAAATTCTGCCAG GCAAATATGGGATCCCAGACCCTCCTTTGTTCTTCCTGAAGGCCTCGTACTggatgaggagcaggagaggcTCCAGCAGGGATGAGCCCAGAGCCACAGAAAACCCTGAGGAGCTCCTTGGGGATGATGTGGAGCCTGTGCCCCCCGAATTCCTGGGGAAAGAGGCCATCAG GCTCCACAATATTAAAAAAGCCTATAAGAAGAAGGACAAGAAGACAGAAGCTTTAAGAG GTCTGTCTTTAAACATTTATGAGGGTCAGATCACTGCCTTGCTGGGCCACAGTGGGGCTGGAAAGACAACGCTGCTGAACGTGCTCAGTGGGCTCAGCTTCCCTTCAGCAG GCTCTGCCACCATTTACAACTACAAACTCTCTGAAATGGGAGACAGGGAGGAGATCAGGGGCATGATCGGGATTTGCCCACAGTTCAACTCGCAGTTTGAGGTCCTGACGGtgaaagaaaacctgaaaactTTTGCAGAAATCAAGGGCATCAAGTCCAAAGAGGTGGAGCGTGAG GTGCAAAAcattctggagctgctggataTCAGCAACATTCAAGACACGCAAGCTGAAAAACTGAGTGGTGGACAGAAAAGGAAGTTATCCATTGGAATCGCCATGCTTGGAAACCCCCAG GTTCTGTTCCTGGATGAGCCCACGGCAGGGCTGGATCCTCTCTCCAGGCACCGGGTGTggagcgtcctgcgggagcagcgGGCGGGGCGGGTGGTCCTGTTCAGCACCCAGCTGATGGAAGAGGCCGACATCCTGGCGG acCGCAAGGCTTTCGTCTCACACGGGAGGCTGAAGTGTGTCGGCTCTTCTCTGTTCCtgaagaaaaaatgggggatttgCTATCATTTAAG GATCCATGTCAGTGAATCTTGTGACCTGGAGAATGTGACATCCCTGGTGAAAGGGTACATCCCCAATGCCACGTTCTCAGGACACACCCACTATGAACTGAGATATAAACTGCCTTTAGAAAACGTGAATAAATTCCCAG ACCTGTTCAGTGGCCTcgacagcttctctgagcagggAATTATCAACTATGGAGTCAGCATGACAACCCTAGAGGACGTGTTCCTGCGGCTGGAGGGAGAAGCCATGGCTGATCAAGAAG ATGAGCCCGTCCGTGGGGAGgagtggggagcagcaggaagccCGGAGGAGGCAAGGCCAGGCTCCCTGCTGCTCTCGGACACCGGCACGGCCTCGGTGCAGGGCCTGGCCCTCTGGAGGCAGCAGGTCTCTGCCACGGCACGTGTGCACTTCCTGAAGCTCAAGAGCTCGGTGAAGAACCTGCGGTCCAT TTTGCTGCTCTATGTGGtttttctgcttcctctggTGTTGCAACTGTGCATGGTGGCTGGCTGGCAGAGTGTGAGTGCCTGGCAGCTCTCTCCTGCACGGTACTTCTTGCCCCTGGGGAGGAGATCCTACCTGGAGACCACCACCCTCCTGGTCTACAACCACACAG GCACAGACATTGACGACTTCATCCAtgtcctgcagagccaggataTTGCAGTTGAAATGGCAAAGGAGGAAAAtgtcacagaggagctggaACACAACGGCGCTCTGCTACTGTTCCGTGAAGGTCAG AGCTACAGGTTCACTGTGCTGTGCCACTTGGAAGCTATCAACTGCTTCCCAGTGCTGGTGAACGTCATCAGCAACGCCCTGCTGAGATCCCTCAACTCCACCAGGCACATCCAGGTCTGGAGCCATCCCTTCTTCTCT ctgGTCAATCCAGGATACTGGGATTATATTATGTCCTTTTACCTCATTTATATGCTGCTGTTACTCCCTGGTTTTCCTCCTCACTTTGCAATGGGCTACACACAGGATTGCAAG GTGGGAGCTCGTGCCCAGCTGCGGGTCTCGGGGCTCTTTCCCTCAGCCTACTGGTGTGGCCAGGCACTGGTGGACATCCCACTCTGCTGGATCCTGCTCTTCTCCATGCTTGGGCTCCAGTTTGCCATGAGCAACAAGATTTCTGGCAATGCCAGCGTCACTCTCTTGCTG GTCACGGGGATGTTGGGTTATGGAATTTCCCTCGTTCTCTTAATCTACCTGATATCCTTCAACTCTCGCAAAGAATGGAGCTGTGATCTTTGGTCTTTTATCCTGATAGTG gtgtgctttatttctcttttcatcaGCAGAATCCTCAACAACCTGGGAAGACTCACCTCCCTCTACACTTTGTCCCTCTTGGTTCCTGTGTACCCCCTGATGGGTTTTGCGATCGATCTTGTGTTTGACCCCCAC AATTTAATGCAGGACAATGAGTCATTTGGTGCAGCTTCAGGCAGTCATGTACTGATTGCTGTCTTTGCA CCTTACATCCATTCTGTGGTGTTCATTCTTCTTCTTCGCTTTCTGGAGTTAAAATATGGAAAAGCAGTGCTGAGACAGGACCCCATATTTAG GATTTCCCCAAGAAAAGaaagcagccagcagcaccccaagGAGCTcgaggaggaagatgaagatgtCAGAGCTGAAAGGGAAGCAGTGAGAAATGCTGTGGTGGCTCCCAGTCAGGAGGAG AAATCAGCCATTATAGTCAGCAATCTGTGCaaggaatataaaataaagaaagcTGGCTCACTTtttaagaagaagaagaaaacagccACCAAAAACCTTTCCTTCTGTGTTAAAAAAG GAGAAGTGTTAGGACTTCTGGGGCCCAACGGAGCTGGGAAAAGCACAGCTATCAAAATGATCACTGGAGAGACAACCCTGACTGCTGGACAG GTGCTGATGAAGAGGGGAGATGGAGGAGGCTccctggagcaggctcctgccttcctgggATACTGCCCCCAGGAGAACCCGCTCTGGCTGGACCTCACCCCgcagcagcacctcagggtcTACGCGGCCGTcaaggggctgcagcaggaggacgCGGCTGCTGCTGTCCACAG AATTGTGAATGCTCTGCAGCTTCAAGACTACTTAAacaaaaaagtcagaaaattaCCTGCTGGGATAACCAGAAAG GAAAACAATCCGGGATGCCCTGAAAAGCAAGGAGTCAGGAGCCCTCCTGAGCACGCAGTACATGGAGGAGGCAGAGGCTGTGTGTGA